Proteins from a genomic interval of Rhizobium etli CFN 42:
- a CDS encoding nitrate reductase: MAAEVKTTCPYCGVGCGVIATVDEAGAVSVKGDPEHPSNFGRLCSKGSALAETIDLDGRLLYPEIAGARSGWDEALDLVARRFSETIAEHGPDSVAFYVSGQLLTEDYYLANKLMKGFIGSANIDTNSRLCMSSSVAGHRRAFGADTVPGTYEDIELADLVVLTGSNLAWCHPVIYQRLAAAKAARPNMRIVVIDPRRTMTCDIADLHLAIRPDGDVALFMGLLAHLATSPAIDQNYIASHTEGFAGAFAAAAALDINDLLERTGLPAMQIREFFRLFETTSKVVTCYSQGVNQSSSGTDKVNAILNCHLATGRIGRPGMGPFSLTGQPNAMGGREVGGLANMLAAHMAIENPEDRDRVQRFWESPVIAAKPGLKAVDMFRAVADGRIKALWIMATNPVVSLPDADSVERAIAACPFVVVSDILRETDTARHAHVLLPSLGWGEKNGTVSNSERRISRQRPFLGAPGDAKADWWQLAEVGRRMGFAAAFDFDAPAEIFAEHAALSAFENNGSRDFDIGARASMTGGAYDELSPFQWPQAAGSAPGVTRFFADGGFYHADGKARFVAVKPPLTDRTNADFPFTLNTGRIRDQWHTMTRTGKSARLSAHIAEPFAEIHPRDAIEAGISSAGLVEIESPQGKAIVRALVTERQARGGIFAPMHWNDQFAAKARIDAVVAPITDPISGQPASKNVAVAVRPFRAAHYGFAVSAVKPAIPEAAYWALAKADGGWRLELAFNETVEDWTAWCRAVFAIPDEIEPLGYADRQTGDLRLAFFDGEILLAALFLAREPVAVARNWAISQLSAVHGDLRKRFALVAGRPGAGRPDPGATVCSCFSVGVNQIAAAVRGGCLSVEAIGKETSAGTNCGSCRSEIGRIIDRCLAAAAE; encoded by the coding sequence ATGGCGGCTGAGGTCAAGACCACCTGCCCCTATTGCGGCGTCGGCTGCGGCGTCATCGCCACGGTCGACGAAGCCGGCGCCGTCAGCGTCAAGGGAGATCCCGAGCATCCGTCGAATTTCGGCCGGCTCTGCTCGAAGGGGTCGGCGCTTGCCGAAACCATCGATCTCGACGGCCGGCTCCTTTATCCCGAAATCGCCGGCGCACGCAGCGGCTGGGACGAGGCGCTCGATCTGGTCGCCCGGCGTTTCTCCGAAACGATCGCCGAACACGGGCCTGATTCCGTCGCCTTCTATGTCTCCGGCCAGTTGCTGACCGAAGATTACTACCTCGCCAACAAGCTGATGAAGGGCTTCATCGGTTCGGCCAATATCGACACCAATTCAAGACTCTGCATGTCCTCGTCGGTGGCCGGGCATCGCCGCGCTTTCGGCGCCGATACCGTGCCGGGGACCTATGAGGATATCGAGCTTGCTGATCTCGTGGTGCTCACAGGCTCCAACCTTGCCTGGTGTCATCCCGTCATCTATCAGCGGCTGGCCGCCGCAAAAGCAGCGCGGCCGAACATGCGCATCGTCGTCATCGATCCGCGCCGGACGATGACATGCGATATCGCTGATCTGCATCTGGCCATCCGCCCGGACGGCGATGTCGCGCTGTTCATGGGGCTGCTTGCCCATCTCGCGACAAGCCCTGCGATCGATCAGAATTATATCGCCTCCCATACGGAAGGCTTCGCCGGCGCCTTTGCGGCCGCCGCAGCACTTGATATCAACGATCTCCTCGAGCGGACCGGCCTGCCTGCCATGCAGATCCGGGAATTCTTCCGCCTGTTCGAGACGACCTCGAAAGTGGTGACCTGCTACAGCCAAGGCGTCAATCAATCCTCGTCCGGCACCGATAAGGTCAACGCCATCCTCAACTGCCATCTGGCGACCGGCCGCATCGGCCGCCCGGGCATGGGCCCCTTCTCGCTGACCGGCCAGCCGAACGCCATGGGCGGGCGCGAAGTCGGCGGTCTCGCCAACATGCTCGCCGCCCATATGGCGATCGAAAATCCTGAAGACCGCGACCGCGTTCAGCGTTTTTGGGAATCGCCTGTTATCGCTGCAAAGCCGGGGCTGAAGGCGGTCGACATGTTCCGCGCAGTCGCCGACGGGCGCATCAAGGCGCTCTGGATCATGGCCACCAATCCTGTTGTCTCGTTGCCGGATGCCGATAGCGTCGAACGCGCCATCGCCGCCTGTCCCTTCGTCGTCGTCTCCGACATCCTGCGAGAGACGGATACGGCCCGACACGCGCATGTGCTTTTGCCCTCGCTCGGCTGGGGCGAGAAGAACGGCACCGTCAGCAATTCCGAACGGCGCATTTCCAGGCAGCGGCCATTTCTCGGCGCTCCCGGCGATGCGAAGGCCGACTGGTGGCAGCTTGCGGAGGTCGGACGCCGCATGGGATTTGCCGCCGCCTTCGATTTCGATGCGCCGGCCGAGATCTTCGCCGAACACGCCGCCCTTTCCGCCTTTGAAAACAACGGCAGCCGCGACTTCGACATCGGCGCCCGCGCCAGCATGACTGGCGGCGCCTATGACGAACTGTCGCCGTTCCAGTGGCCGCAGGCGGCAGGGAGCGCGCCCGGCGTCACTCGCTTCTTTGCCGATGGCGGTTTCTACCATGCCGATGGCAAGGCGCGCTTCGTCGCGGTCAAACCGCCGCTAACCGATCGCACCAATGCCGATTTCCCCTTCACCCTGAACACCGGGCGCATCCGTGACCAGTGGCACACGATGACGCGAACCGGAAAGAGCGCGCGGCTTTCCGCCCATATCGCCGAACCCTTTGCCGAGATCCATCCGCGCGATGCGATCGAGGCCGGCATCTCGAGCGCCGGCCTCGTCGAGATCGAGAGCCCCCAGGGCAAGGCAATCGTGCGGGCGCTGGTGACCGAGCGCCAGGCGCGCGGCGGCATTTTCGCGCCGATGCACTGGAACGACCAGTTCGCGGCAAAAGCGCGGATCGACGCCGTGGTGGCGCCGATAACCGATCCGATTTCCGGTCAGCCGGCATCGAAAAACGTCGCCGTCGCCGTCCGCCCCTTCCGCGCCGCGCATTACGGCTTCGCGGTCTCGGCCGTCAAACCTGCGATACCGGAGGCGGCCTATTGGGCGCTGGCGAAAGCCGACGGCGGCTGGCGGCTGGAGCTCGCCTTCAACGAAACCGTCGAAGACTGGACGGCCTGGTGCCGGGCGGTTTTCGCCATTCCTGATGAGATCGAACCGCTGGGTTATGCCGACCGGCAAACCGGCGACCTCCGGCTCGCCTTCTTCGACGGCGAGATCCTGCTTGCCGCTCTGTTTCTCGCCCGCGAACCGGTGGCGGTCGCGCGCAACTGGGCGATCTCGCAACTCTCCGCCGTCCACGGCGATCTGAGGAAGCGTTTTGCGCTGGTCGCAGGCCGTCCAGGGGCCGGCAGACCGGATCCGGGCGCCACCGTTTGCTCCTGCTTCAGCGTCGGGGTCAACCAGATCGCTGCCGCGGTGCGCGGCGGATGCCTCAGCGTCGAAGCGATCGGCAAGGAAACCAGTGCCGGGACCAATTGCGGCTCCTGCCGCAGCGAAATCGGCCGGATCATCGATCGCTGCCTCGCCGCAGCGGCGGAGTGA
- the nirD gene encoding nitrite reductase small subunit NirD: protein MDMNWIAIGNISDIPLRGARCVKTPQGKIAVFRTAENEVFAIEDHCPHKGGPLSQGIVHAKAVTCPLHNWVISLETGKALGADEGEVRTIPVRNEDGALFIALESLLMAAE, encoded by the coding sequence ATGGACATGAATTGGATCGCAATCGGTAACATCTCCGATATTCCGCTGCGCGGCGCGCGCTGCGTGAAGACGCCGCAGGGCAAGATCGCCGTCTTCCGCACGGCCGAAAACGAGGTCTTTGCCATCGAGGATCACTGCCCGCACAAGGGCGGCCCGCTCTCCCAGGGCATCGTGCATGCCAAGGCCGTCACCTGCCCGCTGCACAATTGGGTGATCTCACTCGAAACCGGCAAGGCGCTCGGCGCCGACGAGGGCGAGGTGCGGACCATACCGGTCCGCAACGAGGACGGCGCCCTGTTCATCGCGCTCGAAAGCCTGTTGATGGCGGCTGAATAA
- the nirB gene encoding nitrite reductase large subunit NirB — MTEKLVIIGNGMAPGRMLEHLFERAPGRYEVTIFNAEPRVNYDRIMLSPVLSGEKDYEQIIIHGDGWYIKHGITLYKGHKIVNIDRDAKTVTSDHGVTESYDKLVIATGSVPFIIPVPGKDLPGVITYRDLDDVQAMLLAAQSRERAVVIGGGLLGLEAAAGLAQRGMDVTVLHVMPTLMERQLDPAAGYLLQKAVEERGIKVICKANTKAIIGNGKVEGIELDDGRIIPATLVVMAVGIRPNVGLARDAGLAVNRGIVVDAGMQTSDGDIFALGECAEVGGMVYGLVAPLYEMARIAAAHLSGDRSPAFVHADTPTKLKVTGIELYSLGDFADGDDREEIVLRDASAGVYKRLVLKDNKIIGTVLYGETADGAWFNDLKKKATDISEMRETLIFGQAYQGGSPLDPMAAVAALPDDAEICGCNGVCKGKITSTITSKGLTSLDDVRAHTKASASCGSCTGLVEQLMALTLGDGYNPAAVQPMCTCTELGHDDVRRLIKAKGLKSIPAVMQELEWKTSCGCAKCRPALNYYLVCDWPDEYADDYQSRFINERVHANIQKDGTYSVVPRMWGGVTNSNELRAIADVVDKFEIPMVKVTGGQRIDLLGIEKEDLPAVWADLGKAGFVSGQAYAKGLRTVKTCVGSDWCRFGTQDSTGLGIRIEKFMWGSWTPAKLKMAVSGCPRNCAEATCKDIGVICVDSGFEIHFAGAAGLDIKGTEVLGLVKTEDEALEHIVALTQMYREQARYLERIYKWAKRVGLEEIRRQIIGDAEKRKAYYDRFVFSQKFAQVDPWSERVSGKDKHEFKPMATIGYPQAAE; from the coding sequence ATGACCGAAAAACTCGTCATCATCGGCAATGGCATGGCGCCTGGGCGCATGCTCGAGCACCTCTTCGAACGGGCTCCCGGACGCTATGAAGTCACGATCTTCAATGCCGAGCCACGCGTCAACTATGACCGCATCATGCTCTCGCCGGTTCTCTCCGGTGAGAAGGACTATGAACAGATCATCATTCACGGTGACGGCTGGTACATCAAGCACGGCATCACGCTCTACAAGGGCCACAAGATCGTCAACATCGATCGTGATGCCAAGACGGTCACCTCCGACCACGGCGTCACCGAAAGCTACGACAAACTGGTGATCGCCACCGGCTCCGTGCCCTTCATCATCCCTGTTCCCGGCAAGGATCTGCCCGGCGTCATCACCTATCGCGATCTCGATGACGTGCAGGCCATGCTGCTTGCCGCCCAGTCGCGCGAAAGGGCTGTCGTCATCGGCGGCGGCCTGCTCGGCCTCGAAGCGGCCGCCGGCCTTGCCCAGCGCGGCATGGACGTGACCGTTCTGCATGTCATGCCGACGCTGATGGAGCGCCAGCTCGATCCCGCCGCCGGTTATCTCCTGCAGAAGGCTGTCGAGGAACGGGGCATCAAGGTCATCTGCAAGGCCAATACCAAGGCGATCATCGGCAATGGCAAGGTCGAAGGCATCGAGCTCGACGACGGCCGCATCATCCCGGCAACCCTCGTGGTCATGGCCGTTGGCATCCGGCCGAATGTCGGGCTTGCTCGGGATGCCGGGCTCGCAGTCAATCGCGGCATCGTCGTCGATGCAGGCATGCAGACCTCGGACGGCGATATCTTTGCGCTCGGCGAATGCGCCGAGGTCGGCGGCATGGTTTATGGCCTCGTCGCGCCACTTTACGAAATGGCTCGCATCGCCGCCGCGCATCTCTCCGGCGACCGTTCGCCCGCTTTCGTGCATGCGGACACGCCGACGAAGCTCAAGGTCACCGGCATCGAACTCTATTCGCTCGGCGATTTCGCCGACGGTGACGATCGCGAGGAGATCGTGCTGCGCGACGCCAGCGCCGGCGTCTACAAGCGCCTCGTGCTGAAGGACAACAAGATCATCGGCACCGTGCTTTACGGCGAGACCGCCGACGGTGCCTGGTTCAACGACCTGAAGAAGAAGGCCACCGACATTTCGGAGATGCGTGAGACGCTGATCTTCGGCCAGGCCTACCAGGGAGGGTCGCCGCTGGACCCTATGGCGGCCGTTGCAGCCTTGCCGGATGACGCGGAAATCTGTGGCTGCAACGGCGTATGTAAGGGCAAGATCACCTCGACGATCACGAGCAAGGGGCTGACGTCGCTCGACGACGTGCGCGCCCATACCAAGGCCTCCGCCTCGTGCGGCTCCTGCACCGGCCTCGTCGAACAGCTGATGGCGCTGACGCTCGGCGACGGCTACAATCCGGCCGCCGTGCAGCCGATGTGCACCTGCACCGAACTCGGCCATGACGATGTTCGCCGTCTGATCAAGGCGAAAGGTCTGAAGAGCATTCCCGCGGTCATGCAGGAACTGGAATGGAAGACCTCCTGCGGCTGCGCCAAGTGTCGGCCGGCGCTCAACTATTACCTCGTCTGCGACTGGCCGGACGAATATGCCGACGACTACCAGTCGCGTTTCATCAATGAGCGCGTCCACGCCAACATCCAGAAGGACGGCACCTACTCCGTCGTGCCGCGCATGTGGGGCGGCGTCACCAATTCGAACGAGCTGCGCGCCATCGCCGATGTCGTCGACAAGTTCGAGATCCCGATGGTCAAGGTGACGGGCGGCCAGCGTATCGACCTGCTCGGCATCGAGAAGGAGGACCTGCCCGCCGTCTGGGCAGATCTCGGCAAGGCCGGCTTCGTCTCCGGACAGGCCTATGCCAAGGGCCTGCGTACGGTGAAGACCTGCGTCGGCTCCGACTGGTGCCGCTTCGGCACCCAGGATTCCACCGGCCTCGGTATCCGCATTGAGAAATTCATGTGGGGCTCATGGACGCCGGCCAAATTGAAGATGGCCGTGTCCGGCTGCCCGCGCAATTGCGCCGAAGCAACCTGCAAGGATATTGGCGTGATCTGCGTGGATTCCGGTTTCGAGATCCATTTCGCCGGTGCGGCCGGTCTCGACATCAAGGGCACCGAGGTGCTCGGCCTGGTGAAGACCGAGGACGAGGCGCTGGAGCATATCGTGGCGCTGACGCAGATGTACCGCGAGCAGGCCCGCTATCTCGAACGCATCTACAAATGGGCCAAGCGCGTCGGCCTGGAGGAAATCCGCCGGCAGATCATTGGCGATGCCGAAAAGCGCAAGGCCTATTACGACCGCTTCGTCTTCTCCCAGAAATTCGCTCAGGTCGATCCCTGGTCGGAGCGAGTTTCCGGCAAGGACAAGCACGAATTCAAGCCGATGGCGACGATCGGCTATCCGCAGGCAGCCGAGTAA
- a CDS encoding MFS transporter, translating into MSAIEKVQPMSAGEPAKALWISTVAFTLCFAVWTIFAIIGIRIKQELNLNEAEFGLLIGTPVLTGSLVRIVLGIWTGRYGGRLVYTLTMLAAALATFLLSYAHTYPQMLIAGLGVGLAGGSFAVGVAYVSPFFPAEKQGTALGIFGAGNVGAAVTKFAAPFVLIAWGWQAVAEIWAVCLALMAIVFWFTTSDDPAFRLRRERGVASKSLAQEFAPLQNVQVWRFSLYYFFAFGGFVALSLWLPRYLVGVYGFNLETAGMIAAAYSIPGSIFRAFGGVLSDKKGARSVMYAMFAVSAVATLILSLPAATITPVFFIVVIFVLGFFMSLGKAAVYKHIPAYYPDSVGAVGGIVGMMGGLGGFILPIAFGLLKDMTGLWSSCFLLLFAIVAISLIWMHLSVKQLSRQGHSAPVAAT; encoded by the coding sequence ATGTCTGCCATTGAGAAAGTGCAGCCCATGTCAGCCGGCGAACCAGCCAAAGCACTGTGGATTTCCACTGTGGCCTTCACCCTCTGTTTCGCCGTCTGGACGATCTTTGCGATCATCGGCATCCGCATCAAGCAGGAGCTCAACCTCAACGAGGCCGAGTTCGGCCTGCTGATCGGCACGCCCGTTCTCACAGGTTCGCTCGTGCGCATTGTTCTCGGCATCTGGACAGGGCGTTACGGCGGCCGTCTCGTTTACACGCTGACGATGCTTGCCGCCGCATTGGCGACCTTCCTGCTCTCCTACGCCCACACCTATCCGCAGATGCTGATCGCCGGCCTCGGCGTCGGGCTTGCCGGCGGCTCCTTCGCCGTCGGCGTCGCCTATGTCTCGCCCTTCTTTCCGGCCGAGAAGCAGGGTACGGCGCTCGGCATCTTCGGCGCCGGTAACGTCGGCGCAGCCGTCACCAAATTCGCAGCCCCCTTCGTGCTCATCGCATGGGGCTGGCAGGCGGTTGCCGAAATCTGGGCCGTCTGTCTGGCGCTGATGGCCATCGTCTTCTGGTTCACCACGTCCGACGATCCGGCCTTCCGTCTTCGCCGCGAACGCGGCGTCGCCTCCAAGAGCCTCGCCCAGGAATTCGCACCGCTGCAGAACGTCCAGGTCTGGCGCTTCTCGCTCTACTATTTCTTCGCCTTCGGCGGCTTCGTCGCCCTGTCGCTGTGGCTGCCGCGCTATCTGGTCGGCGTCTACGGCTTCAACCTCGAAACTGCCGGCATGATCGCCGCGGCCTACTCGATCCCGGGCAGTATCTTCCGGGCCTTCGGTGGCGTGCTGTCCGACAAGAAGGGGGCACGCAGCGTGATGTATGCGATGTTTGCCGTGTCGGCCGTGGCCACGCTTATTCTGTCGCTGCCGGCTGCGACCATCACGCCCGTCTTCTTCATCGTCGTCATCTTCGTGCTCGGCTTCTTCATGAGCCTCGGCAAGGCCGCCGTCTACAAGCACATTCCGGCCTATTATCCCGACAGCGTCGGCGCCGTCGGCGGCATCGTCGGCATGATGGGCGGTCTCGGCGGCTTCATCCTGCCGATCGCCTTCGGACTCCTCAAGGACATGACCGGTCTCTGGTCCAGCTGCTTCCTGCTGCTCTTCGCGATCGTCGCGATCTCGCTGATCTGGATGCACCTGTCCGTCAAGCAACTGTCGCGTCAGGGGCACTCTGCGCCCGTGGCTGCCACCTAA
- a CDS encoding CmpA/NrtA family ABC transporter substrate-binding protein, translating to MDMMTKTANSGGLPLPARVNNEGPKVLRAGFIPLVDASILIAAAEFGFARKEGLTLDLVKDVSWANVRDRLAFRQFDIAHMLSPMPVASMLGLGSNPSPTITPFSLGRGGNAITLSARLFERMRKDAGLPETAGALDNARALAKTLAAMKAREEPLLTFGVTYPFSSHNYEFRYWLAAGGIDPDKDVKLVVVPPPMTSDALAAGAIDGFCVGAPWNMVASERGLGRIVAAKQDIWPSAPEKVIGMRPDWAHSHPETVSRLIVALDAAARWCDRSDNHDALAAALADPRYIAAPVNIIRRVLAGEFNLDARSNRRVIPDYFQFHCGFANYPRPSHALWIYSQMIRWGQSETSLNKARAATSAYRPDLYRAALGDNNAPVDADIRVEGGEENDRFMDGRIFDPAELPDYVAGFAVRSTLPFFSGNDET from the coding sequence GTGGATATGATGACGAAGACCGCCAATTCCGGCGGGCTGCCCTTGCCCGCACGCGTGAACAACGAAGGCCCCAAGGTGCTGCGGGCGGGGTTCATTCCGCTTGTCGACGCATCAATTCTGATCGCGGCGGCAGAATTCGGTTTTGCACGGAAAGAAGGCCTGACCCTCGATCTCGTCAAGGACGTTTCCTGGGCGAATGTTCGCGACCGCCTGGCGTTTCGCCAGTTTGACATCGCCCATATGCTTTCGCCGATGCCGGTCGCTTCGATGCTTGGCCTCGGTTCCAACCCTTCGCCGACGATCACGCCTTTTTCGTTGGGGCGCGGCGGCAATGCCATCACCCTATCGGCCCGGCTCTTTGAGAGGATGCGCAAGGACGCCGGCTTGCCGGAAACGGCAGGCGCGCTCGACAATGCCCGTGCCCTGGCAAAGACATTGGCGGCAATGAAGGCACGCGAAGAACCGCTGCTGACTTTCGGCGTTACCTATCCTTTCTCTTCCCATAATTACGAATTCCGTTACTGGCTGGCGGCGGGCGGCATCGATCCCGACAAGGACGTCAAGCTCGTCGTCGTGCCGCCGCCCATGACGTCCGACGCGTTGGCGGCTGGTGCGATCGATGGGTTCTGTGTGGGCGCCCCGTGGAATATGGTTGCCTCGGAGCGCGGGCTCGGCCGTATCGTCGCCGCCAAGCAGGATATCTGGCCCTCGGCTCCTGAAAAGGTGATCGGCATGCGCCCGGATTGGGCTCACAGCCATCCCGAAACCGTTTCCCGGTTGATCGTAGCGCTCGACGCTGCAGCGCGCTGGTGCGACCGCTCGGACAATCACGACGCGTTGGCGGCCGCCCTTGCCGATCCCCGCTACATCGCCGCCCCGGTAAACATCATCCGCCGCGTCCTCGCCGGCGAATTCAACCTCGACGCCAGGAGCAACCGGCGCGTCATCCCTGATTATTTTCAATTCCATTGCGGTTTCGCCAACTATCCGCGGCCGAGCCACGCATTGTGGATCTACAGTCAGATGATCCGCTGGGGGCAGTCGGAGACCAGCCTCAACAAGGCACGGGCCGCCACCTCCGCCTACCGCCCGGACCTCTATCGCGCAGCTCTAGGCGACAACAACGCGCCTGTTGACGCCGATATTCGCGTCGAGGGCGGCGAAGAGAATGATCGCTTCATGGATGGTCGAATCTTCGATCCCGCAGAGCTGCCGGATTATGTCGCGGGCTTTGCCGTCAGGAGCACTCTGCCCTTCTTCTCCGGCAACGACGAGACCTGA
- a CDS encoding ANTAR domain-containing response regulator — MTHRDLTILVIDENAIRASIIEEGLREAGHARVTVVHEVNGIARTIETLMPDVIIIDIENPNRDMMEHLFQLTRTVSRPIAMFVDRSDTASIEAAVDAGVSAYIVDGLKKERVKPILDMAVSRFNAFSRLRRELADARSALEERKLIERAKGILMKMRGLSEEEAFALLRQTAMNEKKKMSEIAQSVVTAAGLLM, encoded by the coding sequence ATGACGCATCGCGATCTGACAATTCTGGTGATCGACGAAAATGCCATACGCGCCTCCATCATCGAGGAAGGGCTGCGCGAGGCAGGGCATGCGCGTGTCACCGTCGTGCATGAGGTCAACGGCATTGCGCGAACGATCGAAACGCTGATGCCCGACGTGATCATCATCGATATCGAAAATCCTAACCGGGACATGATGGAACATCTGTTCCAGCTAACGCGCACGGTCAGCCGCCCGATCGCCATGTTCGTTGATCGCTCCGATACGGCGTCGATCGAGGCCGCCGTCGACGCCGGCGTCTCGGCCTATATCGTCGATGGATTGAAGAAGGAGCGTGTCAAGCCGATCCTCGATATGGCCGTCAGCCGCTTCAATGCCTTCAGCCGGCTGCGGCGGGAACTGGCGGATGCCCGCTCGGCGCTTGAAGAACGTAAGCTCATCGAGCGCGCCAAGGGCATACTCATGAAGATGCGCGGCCTCTCCGAGGAAGAGGCCTTCGCCCTGCTGCGCCAGACGGCGATGAACGAAAAGAAGAAGATGTCGGAGATCGCTCAGAGCGTTGTCACCGCCGCGGGGCTTTTGATGTAA
- a CDS encoding LacI family DNA-binding transcriptional regulator, translated as MRRITLDDVANLAGVSPITVSRVLRKPDVVSPALRLRVDAAVKELGYVPNLAASRLASSRTHAIGVIVPTLYNVIFAEYLFALHDVLVAAGFQVIVVNSRYSEIEEENAIKALLGQRVEAIIITGTHHTPLSRQLLTQAHLPVVETFELSPDPIDLNIGMSQEQAGQTATRHLIERGFRRIAFLTGNLDHRAQSRFEGYRVAMQQADLPNLPIVAERPRHSSVALGSDLFAITCAHGDVPEAIFCTDDNLALGAMQECRKRGIRVPDDIAIMGFHDLEFAACAAPSLSSVVTRRFETGKLAAEKVLAALASSARSKSEQIDLGYALIPRESTAV; from the coding sequence ATGCGGCGGATAACCCTTGATGACGTTGCCAATCTCGCGGGTGTCAGCCCGATCACCGTTTCAAGAGTACTACGCAAACCCGATGTGGTCTCTCCAGCCCTGCGACTGCGCGTCGATGCCGCCGTCAAGGAACTCGGCTACGTCCCCAATTTAGCAGCAAGCCGCCTCGCTTCGTCGCGCACGCATGCGATCGGCGTGATTGTTCCGACCCTCTACAACGTCATCTTCGCCGAATACCTGTTCGCGCTTCACGACGTTCTGGTCGCCGCAGGTTTCCAGGTCATCGTCGTCAACAGCCGCTATTCCGAGATCGAGGAAGAAAACGCCATCAAGGCGCTTCTCGGACAGAGGGTGGAGGCGATTATCATCACCGGCACTCATCACACGCCGCTCTCGCGTCAGCTTCTCACTCAAGCGCATCTGCCCGTGGTCGAGACCTTCGAGCTTTCGCCGGATCCGATCGATCTGAATATCGGCATGTCGCAGGAACAGGCCGGTCAGACCGCGACACGGCATCTCATCGAACGCGGCTTCCGCCGCATCGCTTTTCTGACCGGCAATCTCGATCACCGCGCCCAGTCCCGCTTCGAGGGCTACCGAGTGGCGATGCAACAGGCTGATTTGCCGAATCTCCCGATCGTCGCCGAGAGGCCGCGCCACAGCTCCGTCGCGCTCGGCTCGGACCTCTTCGCCATTACGTGCGCCCACGGCGACGTTCCTGAGGCGATCTTCTGCACGGACGACAATCTGGCGCTCGGCGCCATGCAGGAGTGCCGCAAACGTGGCATACGCGTGCCGGATGACATAGCGATCATGGGATTTCACGATCTGGAATTCGCCGCCTGCGCCGCCCCCTCCCTTTCCTCCGTCGTTACGCGGCGTTTCGAAACCGGAAAGTTGGCCGCTGAAAAGGTACTCGCCGCGCTGGCCTCCTCCGCGAGGTCGAAAAGTGAGCAGATCGACCTTGGCTACGCCCTGATTCCGCGCGAAAGTACGGCAGTCTGA
- a CDS encoding sugar ABC transporter substrate-binding protein: MHKVKKAKFARIAAFSASAFVLFCGTAGAEPKVVSGPAADPGCMVPWGADTQFLQYPKKDGPYRIALANGYIANTWRIQMVQTAKAYAAQPDVAAKLKEFKVVSTGEDVPAQISAINNFIDAGYDAIVVNAQNPTAFGPVIKRAKQAGVILVAFDNILDTKDAINVNVDQKGLGVLWADWLIKHLPNGGKVLEVRGVAGTSVDTDRHNGIHETLDASGKKFTVTEVVGKWDDGVAQKATADAIATNGPFDGITAQGGDTGVVQAMIDAKHPFVPFGGETENGFRKFCAAHAAEGLKCSSAGTGPAQVAVAIKTAIAALEGQVVPQAIKLPTAIVSDPDFKEGQDYYPTQSDNFFVGNSFPTCGINFTAQEIMGQTKENQ; this comes from the coding sequence ATGCATAAGGTGAAGAAAGCCAAATTCGCCCGTATTGCCGCGTTTTCCGCGTCCGCGTTTGTCTTGTTCTGTGGCACCGCCGGCGCGGAGCCGAAGGTCGTCTCCGGTCCGGCCGCCGACCCCGGATGCATGGTGCCGTGGGGCGCGGACACACAGTTCCTGCAGTATCCTAAAAAGGATGGCCCCTATCGCATCGCCCTGGCTAACGGCTACATCGCTAACACCTGGCGTATCCAGATGGTCCAGACGGCCAAGGCCTATGCCGCTCAACCCGACGTCGCGGCCAAGCTCAAGGAATTCAAGGTTGTCTCGACCGGCGAAGACGTGCCGGCACAGATTTCCGCCATCAATAACTTCATCGACGCCGGTTATGACGCGATCGTGGTAAACGCTCAGAATCCAACCGCCTTCGGTCCAGTGATCAAGCGCGCCAAGCAGGCCGGCGTCATCCTCGTTGCCTTCGACAATATCCTCGATACGAAGGATGCGATCAATGTCAACGTCGATCAGAAGGGGCTCGGCGTCCTCTGGGCCGACTGGCTGATCAAGCATCTGCCGAACGGCGGCAAGGTGCTGGAGGTGCGCGGCGTTGCCGGGACGTCGGTCGATACGGATCGTCACAATGGCATTCATGAGACCTTGGACGCCTCCGGCAAGAAATTCACCGTGACCGAGGTGGTCGGAAAATGGGATGACGGCGTAGCTCAGAAGGCGACTGCCGATGCGATCGCCACCAACGGCCCGTTTGATGGGATCACCGCTCAGGGTGGCGATACCGGCGTCGTGCAGGCGATGATCGATGCCAAGCATCCCTTTGTTCCTTTCGGCGGTGAGACCGAAAACGGTTTTCGGAAATTCTGCGCCGCCCACGCCGCCGAGGGCCTGAAATGTTCGTCCGCCGGCACGGGCCCCGCCCAGGTCGCCGTTGCCATCAAGACCGCGATCGCTGCACTTGAGGGGCAGGTCGTGCCACAGGCCATCAAGTTGCCGACCGCGATCGTTTCTGACCCGGATTTCAAGGAGGGTCAGGATTATTATCCGACCCAATCCGACAATTTCTTCGTAGGAAATTCCTTCCCTACCTGCGGCATCAATTTTACCGCCCAGGAAATCATGGGGCAGACGAAAGAGAACCAATAG